In Nitrosococcus oceani ATCC 19707, the following proteins share a genomic window:
- a CDS encoding STAS/SEC14 domain-containing protein, whose product MFEEKTVPDHVIAIHFSGKMTGEDIQQYKKILEGKLEKHGQLSFLIDFTGLSDMNANAFVEGTKADLEFLGHIDRFSRCAFVSDKEWPQALIDFIGPVLPTLEMKVFTPEQSDEAMNWVSELPEAPTADSPAFRFIPTSRDDVFAFEINGMISAEEMPGVIKEFEGFLERHDKVRLLNRMRHFGGIDPAVFMQGGLVSMKLAAMQKVERYAIVGAPGWMRKIIKSINPAFTDMDMRTFSKDKEQDAWEWLEAAPAGESAR is encoded by the coding sequence ATGTTTGAGGAAAAAACCGTGCCTGATCACGTAATTGCGATTCACTTCAGTGGAAAGATGACGGGAGAGGATATTCAGCAGTACAAAAAGATACTTGAAGGCAAACTGGAAAAGCACGGGCAGCTCAGCTTTCTTATCGACTTCACGGGTCTTTCGGATATGAATGCTAACGCGTTTGTCGAGGGGACCAAGGCTGATCTCGAATTTCTCGGCCATATTGATCGGTTCAGCCGCTGTGCATTCGTTTCGGACAAGGAATGGCCGCAAGCCCTGATCGACTTTATAGGCCCCGTGCTTCCGACCTTAGAGATGAAAGTGTTTACGCCCGAGCAGAGTGATGAGGCGATGAACTGGGTCTCCGAGTTGCCTGAAGCTCCCACAGCCGATAGCCCGGCTTTCCGTTTTATTCCGACATCCCGGGACGATGTTTTTGCCTTTGAGATCAACGGCATGATTTCAGCGGAAGAAATGCCGGGCGTTATCAAGGAATTCGAGGGTTTTCTTGAACGTCACGATAAGGTGCGTTTGCTCAACCGGATGCGGCATTTTGGGGGTATCGATCCGGCGGTTTTCATGCAGGGGGGACTGGTATCGATGAAGCTTGCCGCGATGCAGAAAGTTGAGCGCTATGCGATTGTGGGTGCTCCTGGATGGATGCGCAAGATCATCAAGAGCATAAATCCCGCATTCACCGATATGGATATGCGGACATTTTCGAAGGACAAAGAGCAAGACGCGTGGGAATGGTTGGAGGCGGCACCCGCTGGGGAATCCGCCCGGTAG
- a CDS encoding cupin domain-containing protein: MKRKENKAWIDLALENLSEKELKELRQNLASDPQFQEELVSVKELLAAIALNLEPEPPAPELKARLLDGICGKNRFLPFLSRLTELFDLSPREAQAYLERLDDPTAWKTVLPGVQTIKIQAGPATAGAKSNFLRVLPGASFPYHTHRGLESSLLLQGCCRSEDGVINRAGDLLYQETGTAHSFQVISEQAVIAAVVCFGIDFINPPDRKR; this comes from the coding sequence ATGAAACGGAAGGAAAATAAAGCGTGGATCGATTTGGCGCTCGAAAATCTATCCGAAAAGGAACTTAAAGAGCTACGGCAAAATTTAGCTTCCGATCCCCAATTCCAGGAAGAACTAGTTTCGGTAAAAGAGCTCCTAGCGGCAATTGCCCTTAACCTTGAACCGGAACCTCCAGCGCCGGAACTCAAAGCCCGCCTTCTTGATGGCATTTGCGGCAAAAACCGGTTTCTTCCGTTTCTATCGCGCCTCACCGAGCTATTCGATCTTTCCCCCAGGGAAGCGCAGGCTTACCTCGAACGCCTCGATGATCCCACCGCCTGGAAGACGGTGCTGCCAGGGGTCCAGACGATCAAAATTCAGGCGGGGCCAGCAACCGCAGGCGCGAAGAGCAATTTCCTCCGCGTGCTACCAGGAGCCAGCTTTCCCTACCACACCCACCGGGGTCTTGAATCCAGTTTGTTGCTGCAAGGATGCTGCCGCTCCGAAGATGGAGTCATTAATCGCGCTGGAGATTTGCTCTACCAAGAAACGGGCACGGCCCATAGCTTCCAGGTAATATCCGAGCAGGCGGTTATCGCCGCCGTGGTATGCTTTGGAATCGACTTCATTAATCCGCCAGATCGGAAACGGTAA
- a CDS encoding sigma-70 family RNA polymerase sigma factor translates to MDDTDLIDRVARADPKALGHLYDCYAPLLLAVGLGILSNRQEAEDVLHNVFMEIWRKASQYDGRRGSVRAWLILRMRSRSLDRLRSAPYTRSIPIPETVLENTANGMSQDPALAWDCQAVRKAMSKLSREQRTIMELAYFQGLSASEIASHVGLPLGTIKSRMRGALNVLRTHYRTQCQRISNETEGK, encoded by the coding sequence ATGGACGATACCGATCTCATCGACAGGGTAGCCCGGGCCGATCCCAAAGCCCTCGGCCATCTATACGACTGCTATGCCCCGCTCCTTCTCGCGGTGGGCCTGGGCATACTCAGTAATCGCCAAGAAGCTGAAGATGTGCTGCATAATGTTTTTATGGAAATTTGGCGCAAGGCCAGTCAATACGATGGACGCCGCGGCTCCGTTCGCGCCTGGTTGATATTACGGATGCGCTCCCGATCCCTGGACCGCCTCCGCTCGGCGCCCTATACCCGATCAATACCCATACCGGAAACAGTATTGGAAAACACAGCGAATGGAATGTCCCAAGATCCTGCCCTTGCATGGGACTGCCAGGCAGTACGCAAGGCCATGTCGAAGCTCAGCAGGGAGCAACGTACTATTATGGAACTGGCCTATTTTCAGGGTTTGTCGGCAAGCGAAATCGCTTCCCATGTCGGACTTCCTTTAGGAACTATCAAAAGCCGGATGCGGGGGGCGCTAAATGTGCTTCGAACCCATTACAGAACGCAATGTCAGAGGATATCGAATGAAACGGAAGGAAAATAA
- a CDS encoding polysaccharide deacetylase family protein, whose protein sequence is MCYHSWVAKGDAYQGNDHVALESDLKELGRRQYQVIPLTTLVGVLRSKKPLEFLTDRKLVGLTCDDGTDFDYYDCKEDENGTVSSLHSILERSEQWLPRFDDGPRAVSFVIASREARDILDRTCFNGRGEWRDSWWAECAAKNILGIANHSWDHVHDGLPLVRQRNNKKGSFFEIATFDDAEGQIADAQRYLSDKTNGKALPLFCYPYGHVSPYLCDDYFPNHGVRLGIEAAFSTAGASVRSDTNVWDIPRFVCGWHWKSPEEFSALLDAVERGER, encoded by the coding sequence TTGTGCTACCACAGTTGGGTTGCGAAGGGAGATGCCTATCAGGGGAACGACCACGTTGCACTTGAAAGCGATCTGAAGGAGCTGGGCCGTCGTCAGTATCAGGTGATCCCGCTGACTACCCTGGTTGGTGTATTGCGCAGTAAAAAGCCCTTAGAATTTCTCACTGATCGTAAGCTGGTTGGGCTTACCTGTGATGATGGCACGGATTTTGATTATTATGACTGCAAGGAAGATGAGAACGGTACAGTCTCTAGCCTACATTCCATACTGGAGCGCAGTGAGCAATGGCTTCCCCGGTTCGACGATGGCCCCAGGGCCGTTTCGTTCGTGATTGCCTCCCGGGAGGCACGCGACATTCTAGATCGCACCTGTTTCAATGGACGTGGTGAATGGCGCGATTCTTGGTGGGCCGAATGCGCGGCAAAAAATATTTTGGGTATTGCAAACCATAGTTGGGATCACGTACACGATGGCCTTCCCCTGGTCCGTCAGCGGAACAATAAAAAGGGCTCCTTCTTCGAGATCGCCACATTTGATGACGCGGAGGGACAGATCGCGGATGCGCAACGGTACCTCTCGGACAAAACGAACGGGAAGGCGCTGCCGCTCTTCTGCTATCCTTATGGGCACGTTTCACCTTACTTATGTGACGACTATTTCCCTAACCACGGCGTCCGCCTCGGCATTGAAGCGGCTTTTAGCACGGCAGGAGCCTCGGTACGATCCGATACCAATGTTTGGGACATTCCCCGTTTTGTTTGTGGCTGGCATTGGAAGTCACCTGAGGAATTCTCGGCCCTGCTTGATGCGGTCGAACGAGGCGAGCGATGA
- a CDS encoding polysaccharide deacetylase family protein, protein MNVIRRFALIVMSILAALVLIPPTAFALNNSAKVPILLYHSWVRSGCTQATNQSIGLEADLELLYQQGYTVVPVYWLAKWAVGDLDGSYLPDKVVGITFDDGENGDWYDTFSNGCYTKSFYNVLKDFKNLHPNLPWYSPHAASFVIASPVARDIISPGTMTDEWWNAAQQSGLMEIYNHSTDHDHNAIQGPILEPNTHFSKGQRTGVFLAVGGYKNGNWNGAADFSRTSTYETADAEVRGAANYISSKIGVWPDLFAYPYGGYTSYLVYTYFPNFWSEHQTYAAFSTDPLYVTRSSNRFALGRFVRGRDWSDGAGLQQILVNSGQ, encoded by the coding sequence ATGAATGTTATTCGTCGCTTCGCATTAATCGTAATGTCAATTCTGGCCGCCCTAGTCTTAATTCCACCAACAGCCTTTGCACTAAATAATTCGGCGAAAGTTCCCATTTTACTCTACCATTCATGGGTAAGAAGTGGTTGCACTCAAGCTACCAACCAATCAATCGGCCTCGAAGCCGACTTGGAGCTACTTTATCAGCAAGGCTACACCGTCGTTCCTGTTTACTGGCTTGCAAAATGGGCAGTTGGCGATTTAGATGGATCATATCTGCCAGATAAAGTCGTAGGAATTACTTTTGACGATGGTGAAAACGGCGACTGGTACGATACGTTTTCTAACGGCTGTTATACAAAGAGTTTCTATAACGTATTAAAGGATTTCAAGAACCTCCATCCAAATTTGCCCTGGTATTCCCCTCATGCAGCATCATTCGTAATCGCTTCGCCGGTCGCAAGAGATATCATTTCTCCAGGAACAATGACGGACGAATGGTGGAATGCTGCGCAGCAGTCAGGACTGATGGAGATCTATAATCACAGCACAGACCACGACCACAACGCAATTCAAGGACCCATCTTAGAGCCGAACACTCATTTCTCTAAGGGACAGAGGACAGGCGTATTTCTGGCAGTTGGCGGATATAAGAACGGGAATTGGAATGGGGCGGCTGATTTCTCAAGGACGTCGACCTATGAAACGGCTGATGCCGAGGTAAGAGGGGCCGCAAATTACATTTCAAGCAAGATAGGAGTCTGGCCAGATTTATTTGCCTATCCCTACGGCGGCTATACGTCATATTTAGTCTATACATATTTCCCAAACTTTTGGTCGGAGCACCAAACTTATGCGGCTTTTTCTACCGACCCACTCTATGTCACCCGCTCATCCAACCGTTTTGCTCTAGGTCGGTTTGTTCGAGGTCGAGATTGGTCGGATGGCGCTGGATTGCAGCAAATCTTGGTGAATTCGGGGCAGTAA
- a CDS encoding metal-sulfur cluster assembly factor, with amino-acid sequence MSESTLNQDEIIVALHEVIDPEAGVSIVDLGLIYHIQMYERRIDIRMTMTTPACPLHESIRAEIKAAIGRCLPEISEVSVELVWDPPWHPDRMSERAKRQLGWFGR; translated from the coding sequence ATGAGCGAATCAACTTTAAACCAAGACGAGATCATTGTTGCCCTGCATGAAGTGATTGATCCCGAGGCCGGTGTCAGTATAGTCGACCTGGGTCTTATCTATCATATTCAGATGTATGAGCGCCGCATTGATATCCGGATGACGATGACCACGCCTGCCTGTCCCTTGCATGAGTCTATCCGTGCTGAGATAAAAGCAGCGATTGGGCGTTGTTTACCGGAGATTAGTGAAGTGTCCGTGGAATTGGTATGGGATCCTCCCTGGCACCCGGATAGGATGTCTGAAAGGGCTAAACGCCAACTAGGTTGGTTTGGCCGGTAG
- a CDS encoding NnrS family protein, translating into MSQGKSKPLSADLLFFPAAAALAVIAMPGWLAILQGWISAPGPYWHGHEMLLGYAFAVVSGYLISRVSLVTVGLLFVSWFAARLAALGLMGEGWQAALPGLIFAGLAAYFAASPFLRAAKKLENRVFGPLFIGIGICELIYQLGVSKVVPGAEPFALLMAVDLFALLLLLMGGRVIAPAVAGHFHRRGEVLAARVQPRLERTAILCMLGMIILDMIPGAAPAGGIFALGASAVTAIRAWRWRLWRVLDTPHLWALGLGYLWLVPGLGLKGWAQLTGSLSLDWAFHGITVGALGTLTLVVMARTRLQRSRQGLEDFRDIGVAALGVSLAAILRLGAPLADGEYMFLLLWGSAIAWSVAFSLLLRRLILIYRKGPEGARKRPEY; encoded by the coding sequence TTGAGCCAGGGAAAGAGTAAGCCCCTATCGGCTGATCTCCTCTTCTTTCCTGCCGCAGCTGCTTTGGCGGTGATCGCCATGCCGGGTTGGCTAGCCATATTACAGGGTTGGATATCTGCCCCTGGGCCTTATTGGCATGGGCATGAGATGTTGCTGGGTTATGCTTTTGCCGTGGTCTCTGGGTACCTTATCAGCCGGGTATCGCTAGTGACGGTGGGGCTCCTTTTCGTCAGCTGGTTTGCTGCGCGCCTGGCTGCTCTTGGCCTTATGGGAGAGGGATGGCAAGCAGCCTTACCGGGCCTGATTTTTGCCGGGCTGGCGGCCTATTTCGCTGCATCTCCTTTCCTGCGGGCAGCAAAGAAACTTGAAAACCGGGTTTTTGGACCTTTGTTTATCGGGATTGGCATTTGCGAGCTTATTTACCAGTTAGGGGTGAGCAAGGTAGTGCCTGGCGCGGAACCCTTTGCCTTGCTGATGGCTGTGGATTTATTTGCGTTGCTCTTATTGCTTATGGGGGGACGCGTGATTGCGCCGGCGGTAGCAGGTCATTTTCATCGGCGTGGGGAGGTTCTGGCTGCCCGAGTCCAGCCTCGTTTGGAGCGGACGGCCATTTTATGTATGCTGGGGATGATCATACTGGATATGATTCCAGGCGCAGCCCCGGCTGGGGGAATATTTGCTCTAGGCGCCAGTGCTGTGACCGCGATCCGAGCCTGGCGCTGGCGGTTGTGGCGGGTATTGGATACCCCCCATCTATGGGCGCTAGGTTTGGGCTATCTTTGGCTTGTTCCAGGTCTCGGCCTCAAGGGGTGGGCGCAGCTTACGGGGAGTCTTAGTTTAGACTGGGCGTTCCACGGCATTACCGTTGGCGCGCTTGGAACATTGACCCTTGTTGTGATGGCCCGTACCCGCTTGCAGCGGAGCCGTCAAGGGCTTGAGGATTTTAGAGATATAGGTGTCGCGGCATTAGGGGTGAGCCTCGCTGCGATACTACGCTTGGGCGCACCGTTGGCGGATGGAGAGTATATGTTCTTGCTTTTATGGGGCTCTGCCATCGCTTGGTCGGTTGCCTTTAGTCTGCTATTGCGCCGTTTAATTCTCATTTATCGCAAAGGGCCGGAAGGAGCAAGAAAAAGACCAGAATATTAA
- a CDS encoding phosphate/phosphite/phosphonate ABC transporter substrate-binding protein has protein sequence MSYNFTVSPDFTPDHLSGWYIFNTWLQKALGEAVHLEMYNDFQTQRDAIDAGKVDLIYANPYDTSMLVREKGFTALVKPKDEADEATVAVHTRSPAKTVEDLEAGVKVAITNDPDIHMVGLIMLEPADLNSANIQLNIRDNYLMVAKDLLRGESDVGIFLAEAFDNLSSMVKSQLRILVSSQIRLIHHSLMLGPALADKQEKLLGALMGMMENEKGQGVLKSLGFSGWEAVNQENTEFMIDLMDTLVV, from the coding sequence ATGTCCTATAATTTTACCGTTAGTCCAGATTTTACCCCGGATCATTTATCCGGCTGGTATATTTTTAATACCTGGCTACAGAAAGCCCTGGGTGAAGCTGTCCACCTGGAAATGTATAATGATTTTCAAACCCAGCGCGATGCCATCGATGCAGGGAAAGTAGATTTAATTTATGCCAATCCCTACGATACCTCAATGCTGGTGAGAGAAAAAGGGTTCACCGCTTTAGTTAAGCCAAAAGATGAAGCGGACGAAGCCACCGTCGCTGTTCATACCCGTAGTCCCGCAAAAACCGTGGAAGATTTGGAAGCCGGAGTGAAAGTGGCTATTACCAATGATCCGGATATCCACATGGTAGGTCTCATCATGCTTGAGCCGGCCGATTTGAATTCGGCCAATATACAACTGAACATCCGAGATAATTACCTCATGGTTGCAAAGGATTTGCTGCGGGGCGAAAGTGATGTAGGAATTTTCTTGGCCGAAGCCTTCGATAACTTATCTTCCATGGTTAAAAGCCAGCTTCGAATTCTGGTTAGCAGCCAGATTCGGCTTATTCATCACTCTCTGATGCTCGGCCCCGCTTTGGCGGATAAACAAGAAAAGCTATTAGGAGCCCTCATGGGCATGATGGAAAATGAGAAAGGTCAAGGAGTTTTAAAAAGTCTTGGTTTCAGCGGCTGGGAAGCGGTCAATCAAGAAAATACAGAATTCATGATTGATCTCATGGATACTTTGGTGGTTTGA
- a CDS encoding PAS domain-containing protein → MIRDMVPEDIVGDYRQAMLDLYGIGPRRILYTEMETPYPDGRLIVSRTDPEGRITHCNQSFVDMSGYAKEELIGVPHSILKHPDIPPTIYKDLWDTLKRGDKWQGFIKNLRKDGGYYWVKATVLPNIRNGKVIGYTSVRRKASHKKIEECIGQYPSLF, encoded by the coding sequence ATGATCAGGGATATGGTACCCGAAGATATTGTAGGAGATTATAGACAAGCTATGCTAGATCTCTATGGCATTGGACCACGTCGTATTCTCTACACGGAGATGGAAACGCCTTATCCAGACGGCCGCCTCATTGTTTCTAGAACCGATCCAGAGGGGCGCATCACCCACTGCAACCAATCTTTTGTCGATATGTCCGGCTATGCCAAAGAAGAATTAATCGGTGTTCCCCATTCCATTCTAAAGCACCCCGACATACCACCGACCATATACAAAGATCTATGGGATACCTTGAAAAGAGGAGATAAATGGCAGGGATTCATCAAAAATCTTCGCAAAGATGGCGGTTACTACTGGGTTAAAGCAACCGTGCTTCCCAATATCCGCAACGGCAAAGTCATCGGTTATACCTCGGTGCGCCGCAAAGCTTCCCATAAAAAGATCGAAGAATGCATTGGCCAGTATCCAAGCCTATTCTAA
- a CDS encoding roadblock/LC7 domain-containing protein, translating to MRADMLTAVLNDLNSTSADIEASGVISTDGLMIAAVLPTTLDEDRVGAMSAAMLSLGDRSAKELERGALEQVLIKGDHGYVLMTYAGDEAVLTVMAKPRAKLGLIFLDVKRAAESIASMI from the coding sequence ATGCGCGCAGATATGCTGACTGCTGTCCTCAATGATCTCAATAGCACCTCTGCCGATATCGAGGCATCTGGAGTCATTTCAACCGATGGTCTAATGATAGCCGCGGTTTTACCTACTACCCTCGATGAAGACAGGGTCGGCGCCATGAGCGCTGCCATGCTGTCGTTAGGTGATAGAAGCGCCAAAGAACTAGAACGTGGGGCTCTGGAGCAAGTTCTGATAAAAGGGGATCACGGCTATGTGCTAATGACCTATGCAGGCGATGAAGCCGTACTCACAGTCATGGCAAAACCCCGCGCAAAACTTGGGTTAATTTTTCTTGATGTCAAAAGGGCGGCTGAAAGCATCGCTTCAATGATATGA
- a CDS encoding TonB-dependent receptor: MDDAVALEALVVTADPLGRSEEDILQPTSVLMGKALSIKDKRNIGEAVAGELGVTSSDFGPAVGRPIIRGLGGTRVRVLEDGIGAMDVSAISPDHAVAVQPFFADQIEIFKGPATLLYGSGAIGGVVNIVDHRILDYVPEAIEGDVYGHYDSVADDATGVFRFNAGAGDFAFHLAGLLRDTEDYGIPGFAQVNPEPGAKSGTLANSDVHTKNFTGGLSLVRDEGFLGLAVSRLTNEYGVPGEHGHEDEAGQAHEEGGVRIDQAQTRLDIKGTLYLPLAGIQTIKTRWGHNDHTHQEFEPSGLASTILNNKEWEGRVEFLHTPFGEWEGVAGLQYRNRDLSARGEEAFMPPSSRMDSISVFILEERAWRRWHFEMGGRFEHQVAKKSEGGPHASHNLFSISGGAMWDFWKDYAVGFNVSHSERAPALEELFSEGPHLATNTFEIGNPFLNKEISNNLDLSLRKTRSHWHWKLNLFANFISDFIFLQEQDKNGDGIADRVNLEGEPSMDPDGLLLVNEKQADAEFFGVEFETVIGLFEDHRGKLDLRLWTDYVRGKLKNGANLPRITPLRFGSELDYERGPGYAGINLMRVQAQDETAALETETGGYTLLKVYMGYRFALGPVQYAVFLRGTNLLNEKARRHTSFLKNQAPLPGRSAMVGVNATF; encoded by the coding sequence ATGGACGACGCCGTAGCATTGGAAGCGTTAGTGGTGACGGCTGATCCCTTGGGCAGAAGCGAGGAGGATATATTGCAGCCTACTTCGGTACTGATGGGTAAGGCGTTATCGATTAAGGATAAACGCAATATTGGGGAGGCTGTGGCTGGGGAACTCGGGGTGACTTCCAGCGACTTTGGCCCTGCGGTAGGCCGTCCAATTATCCGGGGTTTGGGCGGAACCCGCGTTCGCGTATTAGAAGACGGCATTGGGGCCATGGATGTTTCCGCTATCAGTCCGGACCATGCGGTGGCTGTCCAACCTTTCTTTGCGGATCAGATTGAAATTTTCAAGGGGCCGGCTACTTTACTATACGGCAGTGGTGCTATTGGGGGAGTGGTTAATATTGTCGACCACCGAATTCTCGATTATGTCCCCGAAGCCATTGAGGGGGATGTGTACGGCCATTATGATTCGGTTGCTGATGACGCTACCGGCGTTTTTCGCTTTAATGCCGGTGCAGGCGATTTTGCATTTCACCTGGCTGGCCTTTTGCGGGATACGGAGGATTATGGTATTCCGGGATTTGCCCAGGTTAATCCTGAGCCGGGCGCGAAAAGTGGAACACTTGCAAACAGCGATGTCCACACCAAGAATTTTACCGGTGGTTTATCTCTCGTTCGTGATGAGGGATTTTTAGGGCTTGCCGTGAGTCGCCTCACCAATGAATATGGTGTCCCTGGTGAGCATGGGCATGAAGATGAAGCAGGGCAGGCGCACGAAGAGGGCGGAGTCCGTATTGATCAAGCCCAGACCCGTCTTGATATTAAAGGGACCTTATACTTACCTTTAGCGGGAATCCAAACCATTAAAACCCGATGGGGCCATAATGATCATACCCATCAGGAATTTGAGCCCTCTGGGCTGGCTAGCACGATTTTAAATAACAAAGAGTGGGAGGGTCGGGTTGAATTTCTTCATACTCCTTTTGGAGAGTGGGAGGGGGTCGCTGGATTGCAATACCGCAACCGGGACCTTTCCGCTAGAGGAGAGGAGGCTTTCATGCCTCCCTCCTCGCGGATGGATTCTATAAGTGTCTTTATTTTAGAAGAGCGTGCTTGGCGACGCTGGCATTTCGAGATGGGGGGGCGATTTGAGCATCAGGTAGCTAAGAAATCAGAGGGTGGCCCGCACGCGAGCCATAATCTATTCAGTATCTCTGGCGGAGCCATGTGGGATTTCTGGAAAGACTATGCTGTCGGCTTCAATGTTTCCCATTCCGAGCGGGCCCCCGCGTTGGAAGAGCTATTTTCAGAAGGTCCCCACCTGGCTACCAATACGTTTGAAATTGGCAATCCTTTCCTGAACAAGGAAATCTCCAATAATTTGGATCTATCCTTGCGTAAGACTCGTTCACATTGGCATTGGAAGTTGAATCTTTTCGCTAATTTCATCAGCGATTTCATTTTCTTACAAGAGCAGGATAAAAATGGCGATGGGATCGCTGATCGGGTTAATTTGGAGGGGGAACCGTCCATGGACCCGGATGGGCTTTTGTTGGTAAACGAAAAACAAGCGGATGCTGAATTTTTTGGAGTAGAATTCGAAACAGTAATAGGTCTATTTGAGGATCATCGCGGCAAGCTGGATCTTCGTTTATGGACCGACTATGTCAGGGGTAAATTGAAAAATGGCGCTAATTTGCCTCGAATAACTCCTTTGCGCTTTGGGAGTGAATTGGATTATGAGCGAGGGCCAGGGTATGCGGGCATTAATCTAATGCGGGTTCAAGCCCAAGATGAGACGGCAGCGCTAGAGACGGAGACCGGGGGCTATACCCTATTAAAGGTTTATATGGGATATCGCTTTGCGCTGGGGCCGGTACAGTATGCTGTTTTCCTGCGGGGGACAAATCTCTTAAACGAGAAAGCTCGGCGCCATACTTCCTTTTTAAAAAATCAGGCTCCTTTACCAGGCCGTTCAGCCATGGTGGGAGTAAACGCGACTTTCTAA
- a CDS encoding 3-deoxy-7-phosphoheptulonate synthase produces the protein MSFPTEDLRIKNIQEVIPPAQLHEGLPITSEASKTVYRTRQAIQEVLGGKDDRLLVVAGPCSIHDPQAARDYGKRLKLLIDELADELLIVMRVYFEKPRSTVGWKGLINDPHLDGSFQINEGLRLARRLLLDLAETGVPAGTEYLDLVSPQYIADLIAWGAIGARTTESQVHRELASGLSCPVGFKNATNGSLGAAMSAIVSASKPHHFLSLTLAGRSAIFSTAGNPDCHLILRGGQKPNYDAASVNETAHNLIQTGLRPQVMIDCSHGNSSKNPKKQVLVARDIAGQIAAGDRRIMGVMLESHLVAGRQDVIPNTPLTYGQSITDACIGWEESEQLLREFARAIQKRRQMPEKHIEAKHGCSATP, from the coding sequence ATGAGCTTTCCTACTGAAGATCTTCGCATTAAGAACATTCAAGAAGTTATTCCCCCGGCCCAACTCCATGAAGGCTTGCCCATTACCAGCGAGGCATCAAAAACAGTCTATCGAACCCGGCAAGCCATTCAGGAAGTGCTCGGCGGGAAAGATGACCGCCTGCTGGTGGTCGCTGGCCCCTGCTCCATCCATGATCCCCAGGCTGCACGGGATTATGGGAAAAGACTCAAGCTACTAATTGATGAGCTTGCCGATGAATTGCTCATCGTCATGCGCGTTTATTTTGAGAAACCTCGCTCTACAGTAGGCTGGAAAGGGCTTATTAACGATCCCCATTTGGACGGCAGCTTTCAGATTAATGAAGGCTTGCGCTTGGCCCGCAGGCTGCTGTTGGATCTGGCCGAAACAGGTGTGCCGGCAGGCACCGAATACCTGGATCTCGTTAGCCCACAATATATCGCTGATCTAATTGCCTGGGGCGCAATCGGGGCTCGCACAACTGAAAGTCAAGTGCATCGGGAACTCGCCTCGGGACTCTCATGTCCGGTTGGCTTTAAGAATGCGACCAACGGCAGCTTAGGTGCCGCCATGTCCGCTATCGTCTCGGCCTCAAAGCCCCATCATTTTCTCTCCCTCACCTTGGCTGGCCGTTCGGCTATTTTTTCAACTGCCGGAAATCCAGATTGCCATCTCATTTTACGGGGTGGGCAGAAACCTAATTACGATGCAGCAAGCGTCAACGAGACGGCCCATAATCTTATTCAAACGGGCCTTCGGCCTCAAGTCATGATTGATTGCAGCCATGGCAACAGCAGCAAGAATCCCAAGAAGCAAGTTCTGGTTGCCAGGGATATTGCGGGACAAATTGCTGCGGGCGATAGGCGAATCATGGGGGTTATGCTGGAAAGCCATCTCGTAGCAGGACGCCAGGACGTCATCCCAAACACCCCTCTTACCTATGGCCAAAGCATCACCGATGCCTGTATAGGCTGGGAGGAAAGCGAGCAGTTACTTCGTGAATTTGCCCGCGCCATACAGAAGCGGCGGCAAATGCCAGAAAAACACATTGAAGCTAAACATGGATGTTCAGCAACCCCCTAG